TCATCATGTCCCAGGCCCAGCGGCTGTATAAAAAGCTGTGCCCGACCTGCAAAAAGCCGGGAAAAATCCCCGAAAAACTTCTCCAGCTTAATAATATTGATCACCTGTTTTTTAAAGACGCCCAGTTTTATCAGCCAACCGGCTGCCCGAAATGCATGAACACCGGCTTCAAAGGACGCAGCTCTTTGATGGAAATTTTAATGGTTGACGACGACATCCGCCAGTTGATCCTCCAGAACGTCAACGCAAAGGTCCTGTCTGACAAGGCCATTGAAAAAGGGATGATGACCCTGCGGATGGCCGGCCTGGAAAAAGTCAGGGAAGGCATAACAAGCCTGGAGGAAATCATAAGCGTTACCGGAGGAGAATAATGGCCGTATTTAAATCCACACTGCAACCGCCCGCAAAACAGGGAGCAACCCGGCCGGCCATGCCGCGCGCCGCCGAACAACGCCCGGCCCAGCTCAAGACTTCTCATGAACCTTCCGCGCGCGAACAGAAAACCGCCGGTGCCGCGGAAAAAGTATTCGGCGCAAACAAAATCAAGGCGAAGGAATTGCCGCCCTTTTCCCGTCAGCTTTCCGCCATGCTGCTGGCCGGAATGCCCCTCATCCAGGCGCTTGACGCCCTGGAGGATCAAACCAGCGACAAGCACTTCCGGACGGTTATTCTCGGGCTTAAAAATTACCTGCAGGCCGGCGCTTCCTTTTCCGAGGCCTTGCAGCATTACCCGGCGGTTTTTGACCAGCTCTACGTCAACATGATCAAGGCGGGGGAATCGGGGGGCCAGCTGGGCGAAACGGCCGGGCGGCTGGCCGGTTTCCTGGAAAATTCCGCGCGGCTGACCCGCAAGGTTAAATCGGCCATGACTTATCCGGTGGTTGTGCTTTTCATCGCCGTGTCAATCGCTATTGCCATGATCCTGTTTATTGTCCCGGTTTTCGCCGGCATGTTCGCTGATTTCGGGGCAAAACTCCCCGGGCCGACCCAATTCATGGTGGACTTGAGCGGCGCGCTCAGAAAATACGGGATTTTCATAGTGGCGCTGATCGCGATCGCCATCATCGTTTTCAAGAAATGGAAACAGACCGCGACCGGCGCTTATCAATTATCCGCGTTTTTTCTCAGGTTTCCGATTATCGGCGAGCTCAACCGGAAAGTGGCCACCAGCCGCTTTGCCAGAACTTTCGCCCAGCTTCTGAAAAGCGGCGTGCCGATTCTGCAGGCCATGGAAATCGTGTCGCGCGCCACCGGCAACAAGGTTTTTGAAACCGTTATCATGGAAGCGCGCAGCACCGTGGAACGCGGAGAACCGCTCTCCGGGGCCTTGATCAAGTACCACTGCTTCCCTAAACTGCTGGTGCATATGCTCTCCGCCGGCGAAAAGACAGGCAAGATTGACGAAATGATGCAGAATATCGCCGGCTTTTATGACGACGAAGTTGAAGTGATGCTTGACGGCATGACTTCCCTGATTGAGCCGCTCCTGATGATTTTCCTCGGCGTTACCATCGGCAGCATCGTGATTTCAATGTTCCTGCCGATCTTTAAAATGGGCGAGATCGTAGGGGCCGGCGGCTGACCGGCCGGTTAAACCGCTTATGGCCGGCTGGACGGGAGCGCCGTCCCCTTTGCCAGCATCCGGTTCAGGGCGTCCTGCGCGGCGGTTTGCTCCGCGTCGCGTTTGCTTACCCCCTGTCCGCTGCCGGCGACCACGCCGTTGACTTCAGCCTCCACAAAAAAAATGCGCGCGTGCGCCGGCCCGCTGACCCTGGCCAGCCGGTAATGGGGGTTCTTTTTCCATCTGCGCTGGATAATTTCCTGTAAATACCCCTTGGGATTATCTTTCAGCGCATCGGCCGATTCAACGCCGTCCAGCAAAAAAAGAAAAATCTTGGCAAAAATGCGGACAACCGCCTTGACACCGCCGTCCAGATAAGCCGCGCCGATCACGGCTTCCAGCGCATCGGCAATATTGGAGGGGCGGCGGTGGCCGCCACTCTGCCGCTCGCCCTTTCCCAGCTGCAGCCAGTCGCCTAGTTGAATGCTCTGGCCGATTTGCGCCAGCGCTTTGCCGCTGCTGAGCCGGCTGCGCAGCATGGTCATTTCTCCTTCCTGAAGGTCGGGAAAGTTGCGGAAGAGGTAATCGCCGGCCACCAGGGCCAGGGCCGCGTCGCCGAGAAATTCAAGGCGCTGGTTGTCCTCGCCTTTGCCCCGGCGCTCAAACCGCAGGGAACGGTGCAGGAGAGCCTTGGCCAGCAGGGATTTTTTCCGGAAGGAATAACCGAGGCTTTTTTCAAGCGCCCGGTATGGATTGCGGAACAGATACTTCATGGTCACCTCACTCTCGGATGGAATTGTTCATGGATGGATTTAAGCCGCGACTGGTCAACGTGGGTATAAATCTGGGTGGTGGCGATATCGGCATGCCCCAGCATTTCCTGGATGACCCGCAACGGGGCGTTATTGGCCAGCAGGTGGCTGGCAAAGGAATGCCGCAGGGTATGCGGGCTTAATTTTTT
The DNA window shown above is from Kiritimatiellia bacterium and carries:
- a CDS encoding type II secretion system F family protein, with the translated sequence MAVFKSTLQPPAKQGATRPAMPRAAEQRPAQLKTSHEPSAREQKTAGAAEKVFGANKIKAKELPPFSRQLSAMLLAGMPLIQALDALEDQTSDKHFRTVILGLKNYLQAGASFSEALQHYPAVFDQLYVNMIKAGESGGQLGETAGRLAGFLENSARLTRKVKSAMTYPVVVLFIAVSIAIAMILFIVPVFAGMFADFGAKLPGPTQFMVDLSGALRKYGIFIVALIAIAIIVFKKWKQTATGAYQLSAFFLRFPIIGELNRKVATSRFARTFAQLLKSGVPILQAMEIVSRATGNKVFETVIMEARSTVERGEPLSGALIKYHCFPKLLVHMLSAGEKTGKIDEMMQNIAGFYDDEVEVMLDGMTSLIEPLLMIFLGVTIGSIVISMFLPIFKMGEIVGAGG
- the rnc gene encoding ribonuclease III, with product MKYLFRNPYRALEKSLGYSFRKKSLLAKALLHRSLRFERRGKGEDNQRLEFLGDAALALVAGDYLFRNFPDLQEGEMTMLRSRLSSGKALAQIGQSIQLGDWLQLGKGERQSGGHRRPSNIADALEAVIGAAYLDGGVKAVVRIFAKIFLFLLDGVESADALKDNPKGYLQEIIQRRWKKNPHYRLARVSGPAHARIFFVEAEVNGVVAGSGQGVSKRDAEQTAAQDALNRMLAKGTALPSSRP